Genomic DNA from Rhodoferax mekongensis:
GTATTGCTGGCGGATGGGTGCTTTGAAGGCTTCTTCCTCCTCCGCGCTCCAGTTGCCACCCTTGCCTTCAATGCCATCGCGACGCACGGTCGCTAGCACGCTGGCCGCCTGCTCGCCACCCATGACCGAGATGCGCGCGTTGGGCCACATCCACAAGAAGCGGGGGCTGTAGGCGCGGCCGCACATGCCGTAGTTGCCGGCACCGAAACTGCCGCCGATGATGATGGTGAACTTGGGCACCTGCGCGGTGGCCACGGCCGTGACCATCTTGGCGCCGTTGCGGGCGATGCCTTCGTTCTCGTACTTGCGGCCGACCATGAAACCGGTGATGTTCTGCAGGAACACCAGCGGAATCTTGCGCTGGCAGCACAGCTCGATAAAGTGCGCGCCCTTGAGCGCGGACTCGCTGAACAAAATGCCGTTATTGGCGATGATGCCCACCGGCATGCCTTCCACATGGGCAAAGCCGCACACCAGCGTAGAGCCATAGCGGGGCTTGAACTCATGCAGCTCCGAGCCATCGACGATGCGGGCGATGATTTCGCGCACATCGAAAGGCTTGCGGGTGTCAGTGGGAATGACGCCGTACAACTCATCTGCTACATATTTAGGAGCTACCGGCGCACGTAATTCGGGCGCCGGGGCCTTTTTTCTATTCAAATGCGCAATCGCCTCACGCGCCAATGAGAGCGCATGCAGATCGTTCTGTGCCAGATGGTCGGCCACGCCGGAGAGGCGGGTGTGCACATCGCCACCGCCCAGATCTTCGGCGGTCACCACCTCGCCGGTAGCCGCCTTCACCAGCGGGGGACCACCCAAGAAAATGGTGCCCTGGTTTTTGACGATGATGGTCTCGTCGCTCATGGCGGGCACATAGGCGCCACCGGCCGTGCAGCTGCCCATCACCACGGCGATTTGCGCAATGCCCTGCGCGCTCATATTGGCCTGGTTGAAGAAGATGCGGCCAAAGTGGTCACGGTCGGGGAACACTTCGTCCTGATTCGGCAGATTGGCGCCGCCCGAATCCACCAGATAGATGCACGGCAGGTTGTTCTGCGCGGCCACTTCCTGGGCGCGCAGGTGCTTTTTGACGGTGAGCGGGTAGTAGGTGCCGCCCTTCACGGTGGCGTCATTGCACACGATCATGCAGTCCACACCGCTAACGCGGCCGATACCGGCAATGACGCCGGCGCAAGGCGCGCTATCGGTGCCATCGCGGTCGGGGTACATGGCCAGTGCGGCCAGGGAGGAGAGTTCTAGGAAGGGGGTGCCGGGGTCCAGCAGCATGCCTACGCGGTCGCGGGGCAACAGCTTGCCGCGGGCGGTGTGCTTGGCGCGGGCTGCTTCGCCACCGCCGAGCGCCGCTTTTTCGATCTTGGCATTCAGGTCTGCCACCAGCGCGCGCATGGCGGCAGCATTGGCCGCGAAGTCGGCAGAACGCGGGTTGAGTTTGGATTCCAGCATCGTCATGGGCGCATCCGGTCAAGGTTGAACAGTTATCCGGCATTGTGCGACTGACGGCTGGCAAGCACCGCCTCGCTGAGGTTGCAAATTGCGCCACAAGAGGCACAATTTTTGGCACACTGGCGACATGCCTTCCCAAGCCCCTGTTGCCGCCACGCCCATGGCTTTTGCCAGAGCCATGGTAGAGGCGTATGCGCGGTATCAGAAAGATCCTTCCCGGGCACTGGAGATGGCGCAGATTACGCCAGGTGAACTGCAACAATCGGATGCCCGCATCACGGCGTGGCAGATGGAGCGCCTGTCAGAGACGGCCATGCGCGAACTGGACGACGAAGCCCTGGGCTGGTTCAGCCGTCGCTTGCCTTGGGGCAGCTACGGCATGCTGGCCCGCGCCTCGATTTCAGCACCCACCTTGTACGTCGCACTAAGCCGCTGGTGCCGCCACCATGGTCTGATCGCCCCGGACATCACCCTCACGCTGAGCACCGCAGGTGACACCGCCAGCATCACGCTCACCGAGGACGGCCGGTACGAGGACGGGGTGGCCGAAGTATTTGCGCAGGTCAAGGAGGAGCCCGCAACGCGGGCGGGGGACACGGAGCAAAAACTTCGGCCACCCCGTCTGCGCCTAACAAACCGGCTACCTGAGCCATTCCGCGAGTTCTGCATGGTCTCCGTACTGCGCAATGTGCTGGGCGTAGCCTGCTGGCTGATCGACTCGCGCATCACCCTGCTACAGGCGGACTTCCCCTTTGAACCACCGCCGCACGCAGATGCTTATGCAGTGCTGTTTCCGGGCCCCACGCGCTTCCAGCAAGCGCGGGCCGCTATTGTTTTTGATGCGGAGTACCTGAAGCTCCCCCTGCGGCGGGATGAAAAATCTTTGCAGCAGATGCTGCAACATGCGCTGCCACTGACCGTGCACCAGTACCGGCGCGACCGCTTGCTGGTGCAGCAGGTGCGCCAGCTGCTGAGCGCCCAGCCCCAAGACACCCACAGTGCAGAGGCACTGGCCGCCCTGTTGAACGTATCCCCCCGCACCTTGCACCGCCAACTCAGGGAAGAAGGCGCCACACTGCAGGCCCTCAAAGATGAGGTGCGCCACAGCAAAGCCAGCGAACTGTTGCTGCGCAGCCAGCGGCCCATCAAGCAGGTGGCGGAGGCCGCAGGGTTTCAGAACGAGAAGAGCTTTATCCGCGCCTTCAAAACATGGTCCGGACAGACGCCCGCCGAGTTCCGGCGCAGCGCCACACCCGGAACCTGAGCGCTCAAGCCCCCAGCAGTGTGGGCAAATCCGCCATCGAAGCAAACACCTGAGACGCGCCCGCGTCCAGCAAAGCTTGCCCGCCGCCCTGGGGGGCGTAGCCGAACACGGTAGCGCCTGCGGCCACACCCGCTGTGACGCCGGTCACCGTGTCCTCAACCACAGCGCAGCGCTTAGCGTCTGCACCCAGCGCAGCGGCCGCAGCCAGGTACACATCCGGGTGGGGCTTGGAGCGCGGCAAGTCGTGCCCGCTGAACACCCGCCCTTCAAAGTAAGGCAGCAAGCCGGTCTTGCCCATTTGCATCAGCACCTTGGGCAAGTCTGCGCCGGAAGCACAGGCAATCTGGCCCGCGTAGGCCGCGTGGATGCGGGCAATCGCATCGGGCGCATACGGAATCGGCTTGGCATGTTCCATGAGCGCGGCATTGCGACGCGCGCGGAACGACGCCATCCACTCGGGCGTGAGTGGCTTGCCGGTTTCCGCCTCGATGCGGGCGCGCTCATCCATCACAGCTTTGCCCACAAACACGGCCATGCACTCCTGCAGGTTCATGGTCCAGCCTTGCTCGGCCAGCATGTCGCGCAACACACCATTGGTAATCCGCTCGCTGTCCACCAGCACGCCGTCGCAGTCAAACAAAACGGCTTCAAATTTCATGGTTGATCTCCATCCACATACAGCCACTCACCCGCCTCCAGCACAAAACGGCTGTGCTCATGCAGGCGCACTGCTGGCCCACTTACCGGTTTCTGGCGAGCCACGAACTCGACCTCCGCATGGGTGGCATCTTGTATGGTGTGGCTGCGCACGTCCAGCCCCAACCATTTGACGCCGGGGTCGAACTCGATGCGCTCCGGGCGGTGGCTGGCGTGCCAGGTTTTGAGCAGGTACGGCTCGCGCTCCAGCACAAAGGCGCAGTAACGGCTGCGCATCAGGCTCTCAGCATCAGGTGCGGGAGTGTCGCTCTCCAGCCAACGGCCGCAGCATTGGCCATAGGGGAGTGTTATTTTCTGGTGTTGCCGGCCACAGGGGCAGGCATCGGTCATCACAAAGGGCTTCATGCCCTCCATCATGCCTCGGCTTGAGGTGGCATCAGCCCTTGGCTTGGCGGCGTGCCTTTTGCGCTTCCAGGGTTTCTGTGGGCGCGCCAGCCTTCACCCATTCACCCCAACCGCCGTCGATGTGGGCCACATTGCTCATGCCCATGTCCTGCAAGGCTTTGGCAGCCAACGCACTGCGCCAGCCCGCACCGCAAAACAGGATGAACTCTTTGGACTCATCGGCAAACAAAGGCTTGTGGTACGGCGACTCGGGGTCTACCCAGAACTCCAACATGCCGCGCGGCGCATGAAAGGCACCCACTACGGTGCCATCGTTCAGCTCACGGATATCGCGGATGTCCACGATCTGGACGCGCGGGTCTTGCAAACGGGCTTGCACCTCGGCCACGCTGTAGGTGGTGACCTGCGCCATGGCTTCGTCCACCAGTGCGCGGTATCCTTTGGTAATGGGCATCCTGTTTCCTCAAGGTTCAAGTTTGTAAAGGCGTATCGCATTTTCCGAGCCCACTTTTCGGGCTACCTCAGGACGCAAAGCGGCTAGCACCATCTGGATGCCCTGCCGCTGGTTGGCCGAGCGTTCTGCAAAAATGCGCGCTGCGCCGCCCCCTTGAAAGCTGTCTGCAACCAGGAAGCTGTCACTGCCCATGACAAATCGATCGGCGTACTTCTCGACTACTGCCACCCAATCACTGTTGAGCCTGCCACGTGCAGGCAACATCACGCTGGGCTGCTGGCCGCGAGGACGCAAACTCATATACAGATTCGGATGCTTGGCCAACATGGCCGCGGCCAATTGCGGGGTAAAACTTCCGAGCATGTCGGTACCGCCGGCATGAGCCCAGACGATCTTGGCTTTACGGTTATGCGCTAATAGGCGCTCAAAGGCCTCGAAGTTCGGTTCAAACTCCCCCGGGTTGCGGGATGATGTCAGGACTGATGGTTTCACCATTTTGGCCAATACAGGGTCAAAGTGAACATCCAGTACCAGGTCGTACTTCGCCACGGTATCCACCAGAATTTTGACCAACGCATCATCCGCAGGAATCACCTCGTACGCATGTTGCTCATTCAGAGAAATATGATGCAACGCGATTTCGCCAAAGCCTTTTACGCCACTCTGCGCAGAACGCTCTGCCAGCGCCTGAAATTTCTCGATCGCATCAGGCGGAAGCTTGCCTTCGTGCAGGTGATGCATCATGGGGTTGAGAGAATTTCCACCCGCCAACACGGCAAAGCGTTTGCCATGCTGAGCCAAGATCCTCTGGACTTCCAGAAAATCCGGACCATTGAGCGCGGGACGTGGTGACGATGAAACCACCATGGTCCGCATGTTTTCGGATTGCATCAAAGCGAGAGACTTTTCCGCCAACTCTTTGGTACTGCTGGCATCGTCCATCGTGTAGTGAAAATGCACATCCACCCACTCCACCGTTTGGGCCGAGGCATTCCAGCTCCAAAATCCAAACAAGTAAACCAGCAAGAAAGAAACAAGCTTCATCATCCGCGCCCCCAATCAAACAACTCACCCGAGGTTGTACACCACGCCATCTTGCAACGTTGCAGCACCGGAGCGCACCAAGTCGTGCACCAGTTGCTGGGTAGCCTCTTCCAAAGTGGCGCCGGCAAAGTGGCTCTGGAAGGTGTGGTTGAAATAGCTGGTGTTGCGCGCCCACGCAATCAGCGCAGGCAGGGGCACATGGCGGGCTTCTAGCAGCTTGAACTTGAGCAGCACCTTGGCCGCGTACTGCAAGTGCTTGGCCGGGTTTTGCACAAAACCGTTCAGGCGCTGGCGGGCGTAGGCAATGGCCTGCGGAGCATCTGTGAAGGGCGCGCCATGGCCGGGAATGACGGTGGCCGGGTTCAGCCGCTCGATCACAGCCAGCGTGGCGGCGACTTCGTCGAACGCGTCATCGCCGTCCAGCTCGGGGAACACCACGCCAAAGCCTTTTTCCCACAGGGCGTCTGCCGACACCAGCGTGCGGCTTTGCGGCTCAAACAGGATGACCGAATGCGGGTCATGCCCCGGCGCCGCATGCACCTGCCAATGCAAGTCGCCCAGCCGCATATCGGTGCCCGGTTGCAGTGTGGCATTCAAATGAAAGCGTGGGCATTGCTGGCCGGTGGGTGTGTAGCTCAGGGCATGGGCGTCCCACACGCGCACAAAGTCGGCGTGGCCCGGTGGAATATGCGTTTCCATCGCGGGGTAACGCGCCTGCAGTGCGGCATTGCCCCCGCAGTGGTCGCTGTGCAAATGGGTGTTGAGCAGCAAGTCCAGCGGCCGGCTTTGCAGAGCCGAGTCCACCAGCGCAAGCGTCTGCTCGGCATGGGTGCAGTAGCCGCTGTCGATGAGTGCGGTGCCGCCCTCGCCCTGAATCAGGATGTTGTTGCTGGACAGCCAGCCTCGCTCAAAGACAGTAACGCCGGCAGGCAGTACGTGCGCCATGGAGCTCAAGCCAGTGCGCGCTGGATGATGATCTTCTGCACGTCGCTGGTGCCTTCATAAATCTGGCACACACGCACGTCGCGGTAGATGCGCTCCACCGGAAAGTCGCTCACATAGCCGTAGCCGCCCAAAGTCTGGATGGCGGCACTGCACACCTTCTCCGCCATTTCGCTGGCAAACAGCTTGGCCATGGCAGCTTCTTTCAGGCAGGGGCGGCCCGCGTCACGCAGGGCAGCGGCATGCCATATCAGCTGCCGCGCCGCTTCCAGCTGGGTAGCGCAGTCCGCCAAACGGAATGCGACGGCCTGGTGATTGAAGATGGGCTGGCCGAAGCTCTGGCGGTCTTTGGCATAGGCAATCGCCACATCGAGTGCGCTGCGGGCCATGCCCACGCTTTGCGCGGCAATGCCGATGCGCCCGCCCTCCAGCCCACCGAGCGCGATGCCATAGCCCTCGCCCTCCTTGCCGATCAGGTTCTCGGCGGGAACGCGGCAGTTGTCGAAGTTGATCTGGGCGGTGTCGCTGCTGTGCTGGCCGAGTTTGTCTTCCAGCCGCGCGACCACATAGCCCGGCGCATGGGTGGGCACCAGAAAGGCGCTCATGCCCTTCTTGCCGGCCGCCTTGTCGGTCACCGCGATGACGATGGCCACATCGCCGTTTTTGCCGCTGGTGATGAACTGTTTGACGCCGTTGATGACGTAGCTATCGCCGTCCTTCACCGCTGTGGTGCGCAGGCTGGAGGCATCGCTGCCCACATGCGGCTCGGTCAGGCAAAAGGCACCCAGCATCCGGCCCTGGGCCAGGGGCTCCAGCCACTGCTTTTTCTGCTGCGCATTGCCGAACTTCATCAGGATGGCGTTGACCGGGCAGTTGGTGACGCTGATCACCGTGCTAGTGCCGCCATCACCTGCGGCAATTTCTTCCAGCACCAACGCCAGGGTCACGTAGTCCAGCCCCGCGCCGCCCCATTCTTCAGGCACGCAAATGCCGTAGGCGCCCAGCGCGGCCAGGCCTTGGTGCGCGGCTTTGGGGAAGGTGTGTTCCTTGTCCCACTTCGCAGCGTTCGGCCACAGCTCGGCTTGGGCAAAGTCGCGCACCGCGTCGCGGATCATTTCCTGGTCTTGGGTCAGTAGCATGGGGATGTCTCTCTCGGGTCGTTTTCTATTGTGGGGCGCTACCAGCTGGAAAACGGGGTTCCGTCCCAGCGCAGGTAGGGCACATCGCTGCAGGCAAATCCTGTCGCGTTTGTCTTGCGTGCGGCCACGGTGGCACGGATGGCTGACACGCTCTCCTCAGGCAACAAGGGCGCGGCGGACGTGCCCATATCCGTACGCACCCAACCGGGATGGATGAGCAGGAACTGGGCATTCGGGTAATCCGGCTGCGCGGCCACCACCGCCATATTCAGTGCCGCCTTGCTCACGTGGTACACCCAGCCCCGGCTGCTCTCGACACCGCCGATTTGCGCGAAGTCACTGGTCAGAAACACAAACTGCCCCTGCGCCTCTTCCACCCACGGCGCCACCTGTGGCAAAGCCTGCATGGCGCCCAACACATTGGTGTGCATCATGGAGTCAAAGGCCTGCACCGTCGGCGGAGACTTGGCATCGTCTTCCGAGAACACACCTGCCACGTAATACGCCACGTCCAGCTTTTCGCCATCAAGCTGCCAGCTCAGGCCGCTGATGCTGGCGGGGTTGGTCACGTCCAGCTTCAGGGCTTGGGCACCCATGTCACGCAAACGGGTCAGGCCCGCCTCGTCCCGCGCGGTAGCGATCACGCGGTCGCCTGCGTCCAGGTACTGTTGCACCAGCTCCAAGCCGATACCGCGGGATGCGCCGATTACAAAAACAGTCATGCTCACTCCAAGTTTGTGGCTCTCGCTATGCAGGAATGCAGAGTGCCGGGGGCCTCATACTGCCAAGAAGCAGAAAGCGAAGCTTCGGCGCAGCCAAATCGGCCCCCGACACTCTGCATCCCCGCATGGTCATTTGAAACTCTAGCGCCCATCCAATAAGCGCGAGCAGCTCCTAAATTTATAGCAATTCGAGCGCCATGGCCGTTGCCTCACCGCCACCGATGCACAAGGTCGCCACGCCCTTCTTGAGTCCACGGGCTTTCAAGGCGTGAATCAGTGTGACCATGATGCGCGCACCGGACGCGCCTATCGGGTGGCCCAGCGCGCAGGCGCCGCCGTTCACGTTCACTTTGTCGTGCGGAATGTTCAGCTCAGCCATCAGCGCCATGGGCACTACGGCAAAGGCTTCGTTGATTTCCCACAGGTCCACGTCTTCCACTTTCCAACCGGCCTTGGCCAGCACCTTCTGGGTGGCACCCACCGGCGCGGTGGCAAACCAGTTGGGCTCTTGGGCATGGGTGGAGTGAGCCACGATTTTCGCCAACGGCTTGCAGCCGAAGTCCTTGGCGGTGCCTTCGCGCATCAGCACCATGGCGGCTGCGCCGTCATTGATGGAGCTGCTGCTGGCGGCGGTGATGGTGCCGTCTTTTTTGAACGCGGCCTTGAGCGCGGGAATCTTGTCCAGCTTGATCTTGCCGGGGCCTTCATCGATGCTGACCTGCACGTCGCCGGCACGGGTTTTGACGGTGACGGGGGTGATTTCCGCCTCAAACGCTCCTGATTTGATAGCTGCTTGCGCACGATGCACGCTGGCTGTGGCGAAACTGTCTTGTTGCTCACGGGTGAAGCTGTACTTGGCAGCACAGTCTTCCCCGAAGGTGCCCATGGAGCGGCCGGCCTCGTAGGCGTCTTCCAGGCCGTCGAGCATCATGTGGTCCATCACGCGGTCGTGGCCAATGCGGATGCCACTGCGGCCTTTTAGCAAGAGGTGGGGCGCGTTGGTCATGCTCTCCATGCCACCGGCCACCAGCACATCGTGGCTGCCGGCCAGCAGCATGTCGTGCGCGAACATGGCCGCGCGCATGCCGGAACCGCACATCTTGCTCAGGGTGACCGCACCGGCGCTCTTGGGCAAGCCGCCCTTGAAGGCTGCCTGACGCGCTGGCGCCTGGCCCTGGCCGGCCATCAGGCAGTTGCCGAAGATGACTTCGGTCACCAGCTCCGGGCTGATGCCGGCGCGCTCCACGGCGGCGTGGATGGCGGCACCGCCCAAGTCGTGGGCGGCAAGAGAAGCGAAGTCGCCCTGAAAAGCGCCCATGGGCGTGCGGGCAGCGCTGACGATCACAACGGTTTCTGGCATGGTCTTCCTCGGGGTCAGTAGGGTGGCGGGACGTCTCATATGAATTGACGTTTACGTAAACGTCAATTCTGCCAGAAGATGCCAAGCTTCATCTTTACCCGTGCTTCACCCAAGATTGCAAGCACTTCACCCCCGCATGGCACCATGCAGACATGCTGACCCTCACTACCCCTGTGCGACTCCCCCTCCGCGCGACTGCGCTTGCCGGCCTTGCTGCCGCGCTCATGCTTGCTGCGCCACACTCTGCCTTCGCGCAGGAAGCACCATCCCCCTCCACAACGAGCGCACAGGCCATCCGCCAGATCGTGGCGCCGGACTTCACGCAAATCGTGAAGCGCTACGGCCCCGCGGT
This window encodes:
- a CDS encoding YchJ family protein, with the protein product MKPFVMTDACPCGRQHQKITLPYGQCCGRWLESDTPAPDAESLMRSRYCAFVLEREPYLLKTWHASHRPERIEFDPGVKWLGLDVRSHTIQDATHAEVEFVARQKPVSGPAVRLHEHSRFVLEAGEWLYVDGDQP
- a CDS encoding AraC family transcriptional regulator — encoded protein: MPSQAPVAATPMAFARAMVEAYARYQKDPSRALEMAQITPGELQQSDARITAWQMERLSETAMRELDDEALGWFSRRLPWGSYGMLARASISAPTLYVALSRWCRHHGLIAPDITLTLSTAGDTASITLTEDGRYEDGVAEVFAQVKEEPATRAGDTEQKLRPPRLRLTNRLPEPFREFCMVSVLRNVLGVACWLIDSRITLLQADFPFEPPPHADAYAVLFPGPTRFQQARAAIVFDAEYLKLPLRRDEKSLQQMLQHALPLTVHQYRRDRLLVQQVRQLLSAQPQDTHSAEALAALLNVSPRTLHRQLREEGATLQALKDEVRHSKASELLLRSQRPIKQVAEAAGFQNEKSFIRAFKTWSGQTPAEFRRSATPGT
- a CDS encoding rhodanese-like domain-containing protein, with translation MPITKGYRALVDEAMAQVTTYSVAEVQARLQDPRVQIVDIRDIRELNDGTVVGAFHAPRGMLEFWVDPESPYHKPLFADESKEFILFCGAGWRSALAAKALQDMGMSNVAHIDGGWGEWVKAGAPTETLEAQKARRQAKG
- a CDS encoding carboxyl transferase domain-containing protein translates to MTMLESKLNPRSADFAANAAAMRALVADLNAKIEKAALGGGEAARAKHTARGKLLPRDRVGMLLDPGTPFLELSSLAALAMYPDRDGTDSAPCAGVIAGIGRVSGVDCMIVCNDATVKGGTYYPLTVKKHLRAQEVAAQNNLPCIYLVDSGGANLPNQDEVFPDRDHFGRIFFNQANMSAQGIAQIAVVMGSCTAGGAYVPAMSDETIIVKNQGTIFLGGPPLVKAATGEVVTAEDLGGGDVHTRLSGVADHLAQNDLHALSLAREAIAHLNRKKAPAPELRAPVAPKYVADELYGVIPTDTRKPFDVREIIARIVDGSELHEFKPRYGSTLVCGFAHVEGMPVGIIANNGILFSESALKGAHFIELCCQRKIPLVFLQNITGFMVGRKYENEGIARNGAKMVTAVATAQVPKFTIIIGGSFGAGNYGMCGRAYSPRFLWMWPNARISVMGGEQAASVLATVRRDGIEGKGGNWSAEEEEAFKAPIRQQYEEQGHPYYATARLWDDGIIDPADTRRVLALGLSASLNAPIPDTKFGVFRM
- a CDS encoding acetyl-CoA C-acyltransferase, translating into MPETVVIVSAARTPMGAFQGDFASLAAHDLGGAAIHAAVERAGISPELVTEVIFGNCLMAGQGQAPARQAAFKGGLPKSAGAVTLSKMCGSGMRAAMFAHDMLLAGSHDVLVAGGMESMTNAPHLLLKGRSGIRIGHDRVMDHMMLDGLEDAYEAGRSMGTFGEDCAAKYSFTREQQDSFATASVHRAQAAIKSGAFEAEITPVTVKTRAGDVQVSIDEGPGKIKLDKIPALKAAFKKDGTITAASSSSINDGAAAMVLMREGTAKDFGCKPLAKIVAHSTHAQEPNWFATAPVGATQKVLAKAGWKVEDVDLWEINEAFAVVPMALMAELNIPHDKVNVNGGACALGHPIGASGARIMVTLIHALKARGLKKGVATLCIGGGEATAMALELL
- a CDS encoding MBL fold metallo-hydrolase; translated protein: MAHVLPAGVTVFERGWLSSNNILIQGEGGTALIDSGYCTHAEQTLALVDSALQSRPLDLLLNTHLHSDHCGGNAALQARYPAMETHIPPGHADFVRVWDAHALSYTPTGQQCPRFHLNATLQPGTDMRLGDLHWQVHAAPGHDPHSVILFEPQSRTLVSADALWEKGFGVVFPELDGDDAFDEVAATLAVIERLNPATVIPGHGAPFTDAPQAIAYARQRLNGFVQNPAKHLQYAAKVLLKFKLLEARHVPLPALIAWARNTSYFNHTFQSHFAGATLEEATQQLVHDLVRSGAATLQDGVVYNLG
- a CDS encoding acyl-CoA dehydrogenase family protein, with translation MLLTQDQEMIRDAVRDFAQAELWPNAAKWDKEHTFPKAAHQGLAALGAYGICVPEEWGGAGLDYVTLALVLEEIAAGDGGTSTVISVTNCPVNAILMKFGNAQQKKQWLEPLAQGRMLGAFCLTEPHVGSDASSLRTTAVKDGDSYVINGVKQFITSGKNGDVAIVIAVTDKAAGKKGMSAFLVPTHAPGYVVARLEDKLGQHSSDTAQINFDNCRVPAENLIGKEGEGYGIALGGLEGGRIGIAAQSVGMARSALDVAIAYAKDRQSFGQPIFNHQAVAFRLADCATQLEAARQLIWHAAALRDAGRPCLKEAAMAKLFASEMAEKVCSAAIQTLGGYGYVSDFPVERIYRDVRVCQIYEGTSDVQKIIIQRALA
- a CDS encoding SDR family oxidoreductase, coding for MTVFVIGASRGIGLELVQQYLDAGDRVIATARDEAGLTRLRDMGAQALKLDVTNPASISGLSWQLDGEKLDVAYYVAGVFSEDDAKSPPTVQAFDSMMHTNVLGAMQALPQVAPWVEEAQGQFVFLTSDFAQIGGVESSRGWVYHVSKAALNMAVVAAQPDYPNAQFLLIHPGWVRTDMGTSAAPLLPEESVSAIRATVAARKTNATGFACSDVPYLRWDGTPFSSW
- a CDS encoding amidohydrolase family protein, with product MDDASSTKELAEKSLALMQSENMRTMVVSSSPRPALNGPDFLEVQRILAQHGKRFAVLAGGNSLNPMMHHLHEGKLPPDAIEKFQALAERSAQSGVKGFGEIALHHISLNEQHAYEVIPADDALVKILVDTVAKYDLVLDVHFDPVLAKMVKPSVLTSSRNPGEFEPNFEAFERLLAHNRKAKIVWAHAGGTDMLGSFTPQLAAAMLAKHPNLYMSLRPRGQQPSVMLPARGRLNSDWVAVVEKYADRFVMGSDSFLVADSFQGGGAARIFAERSANQRQGIQMVLAALRPEVARKVGSENAIRLYKLEP
- a CDS encoding HAD family hydrolase; the encoded protein is MKFEAVLFDCDGVLVDSERITNGVLRDMLAEQGWTMNLQECMAVFVGKAVMDERARIEAETGKPLTPEWMASFRARRNAALMEHAKPIPYAPDAIARIHAAYAGQIACASGADLPKVLMQMGKTGLLPYFEGRVFSGHDLPRSKPHPDVYLAAAAALGADAKRCAVVEDTVTGVTAGVAAGATVFGYAPQGGGQALLDAGASQVFASMADLPTLLGA